A single window of Alosa alosa isolate M-15738 ecotype Scorff River chromosome 11, AALO_Geno_1.1, whole genome shotgun sequence DNA harbors:
- the LOC125303548 gene encoding uncharacterized protein LOC125303548 gives MLCLCAFCNLAMEPVYTPAALKLFRCHTPLDPTLYKLCCSLGITRRSRYAHRFKRGPTLIYGHDAQIPTLNTPDRRRPQPRNRGINFDNLSHPPRLPPPASSSHQNFNIGNLNARSITNKTALINDLIIDKKFDLFCLSETWQQPGDCINLNLLTPSGYCYLSKPRSVGRGGGLAVVYRSDLTIKELRPFEGTSFEYIAVKVVSTLPLLLLLIYRLPKPSAHFLSEFNEFLTVLSSLSSAMIMLGDFNIHVDTNCSYTSEFNSVLDCFSLTQHVDFPTHTHGHTLCSSGLNDISVSGSISGVSDHKLNAVFI, from the coding sequence ATGCTGTGCCTGTGTGCTTTTTGTAACTTGGCAATGGAACCTGTTTACACCCCTGCTGCTCTTAAACTTTTTCGCTGCCACACCCCCCTGGACCCGACGCTGTATAAACTCTGCTGCTCGCTTGGAATTACTCGTCGTTCACGTTATGCTCATCGCTTCAAAAGAGGACCGACTCTCATCTATGGACACGATGCTCAAATCCCAACTTTAAACACACCCGACCGTCGACGACCACAGCCAAGAAACAGGGGAATTAACTTTGACAACCTTAGTCACCCTCCTAGGCTGCCTCCTCCTGCCTCGTCGTCACATCAGAACTTTAACATTGGCAACCTAAATGCGCGCTCAATCACAAACAAAACGGCCTTAATAAACGATCTGATCATTGACAAAAAATTTGACCTGTTTTGTCTCTCAGAGACCTGGCAACAACCCGGTGACTGCATTAATTTAAACCTGCTGACCCCCTCTGGCTACTGCTACTTATCCAAACCCAGATCTGTAGGGAGAGGGGGCGGGTTGGCTGTAGTGTACCGCTCAGATCTGACTATTAAAGAACTTAGGCCATTTGAAGGGACATCCTTTGAATATATTGCTGTGAAGGTTGTCTCTACCCTACCACTTTTACTATTGCTAATCTACCGCCTCCCAAAACCATCTGCACATTTTCTGTCTGAATTCAATGAATTTCTCACTGTTCTTTCATCCCTTTCTTCTGCTATGATTATGTTAGGGGATTTTAACATTCATGTGGATACTAATTGTTCTTACACCTCAGAGTTTAACTCTGTATTGGACTGTTTCAGTTTGACACAGCATGTTGACTttcccactcacactcatggTCACACGCTCTGCTCTTCTGGTCTGAATGACATCTCTGTCTCTGGTTCCATCTCTGGTGTCTCTGACCATAAGCTGAATGCCGTTTTCATATGA